The proteins below are encoded in one region of Pseudonocardia sp. DSM 110487:
- a CDS encoding LysR family transcriptional regulator, translated as MTAYTLRQLAYFVAVAEAGSISGAAEKLHVTPTAVASAMTELERVLHTQLMVRRKAHGVALTPTGAYLRERASTLLRDAEELELAAASGGTELAGPLVLGCYVTMAPTIVPMLMEWITKHHPKVELTVVTGSQLELPDRLLAGALDLSIGYDIALPDGLDSVLLYRAPAYALLPDGHPLAAQEVVGLADLAAEPMIMLDIPPAAQHTLLLFERAGITPRVAQRTSDFELTRALVARGLGYSILIQRPAVDRSYEGLPLAVREITPADPSGGVRMIWPRHVRLSDRAAALVTFATEHAHEIDPRMR; from the coding sequence ATGACGGCGTACACGTTGCGGCAGCTCGCCTACTTCGTCGCGGTCGCCGAGGCGGGCTCGATCAGCGGGGCGGCGGAGAAACTGCACGTCACGCCCACCGCGGTGGCGTCGGCGATGACCGAGTTGGAGCGCGTTCTGCACACCCAGCTGATGGTCAGGCGCAAGGCGCACGGCGTGGCGCTCACGCCGACCGGCGCCTACCTCCGCGAGCGCGCCTCGACGCTGCTGCGCGACGCCGAGGAGCTGGAGCTCGCCGCAGCCAGCGGCGGCACGGAGCTCGCCGGGCCACTGGTCCTCGGCTGCTACGTCACCATGGCGCCGACGATCGTGCCGATGCTCATGGAATGGATCACGAAGCACCACCCGAAGGTCGAGCTCACCGTCGTGACGGGCAGCCAGCTCGAGCTGCCCGATCGGCTACTCGCCGGGGCGCTGGACCTCTCGATCGGCTACGACATCGCACTGCCGGACGGGCTGGACTCCGTGCTGCTGTACCGGGCACCCGCCTACGCGCTGTTGCCCGACGGCCACCCCCTCGCCGCGCAGGAGGTCGTCGGTCTGGCCGACCTGGCGGCCGAGCCGATGATCATGCTCGACATCCCGCCGGCGGCACAACACACGCTCCTGCTGTTCGAACGGGCCGGCATCACCCCGCGGGTCGCGCAGCGCACCTCCGACTTCGAGCTCACCCGTGCGCTGGTCGCCCGCGGGTTGGGCTACTCGATCCTCATCCAGCGGCCCGCCGTCGACCGCTCCTACGAGGGCCTGCCGCTGGCCGTCAGGGAGATCACGCCCGCCGACCCGAGCGGAGGAGTGCGGATGATCTGGCCGCGGCACGTGCGGCTCTCGGACCGCGCCGCGGCCCTCGTCACCTTCGCCACCGAACACGCCCACGAGATCGACCCACGCATGCGATGA
- a CDS encoding cytochrome P450, with translation MTVEATRAEPIPVAEWVTIPDLYADPYPIYRRLRAVAPIHWVPAVNRYLVIGYDACHTIELDQERFSADETGSLMKRSMGHSMLRKDDPEHDAERRSYGGVLRPKAIKQHWQAVFERNATTYLGRLRAAGPGADLVAEFAAPYAAENLRAVLGFHGATQEDMQRWSQTLIDGTGNYADDPEVWAAAERSSREVDEAIDEMLPHLRANPDASLLSQLSGMPMPLEALRANLKMTIGGGLNEPRDAVATTAWALLSHPEQLASVLAGGRWAEAFEESIRWVAPISMYPRQATRDTELAGMAVPAGARMGVVVGAANRDPVVFTDPESYDIDRPRKPHLAFGGGSHFCAGAWIARASVVGGALPRLFAELPGLRLDPARPAVVGGWVFRGVLGLPVLWD, from the coding sequence ATGACAGTGGAAGCGACCAGGGCCGAGCCCATCCCGGTGGCGGAGTGGGTGACCATCCCGGACCTGTACGCCGACCCGTACCCGATCTACCGGCGGCTGCGTGCGGTGGCCCCGATCCACTGGGTCCCGGCCGTGAACCGCTACCTCGTGATCGGCTACGACGCCTGCCACACGATCGAGTTGGACCAGGAGCGGTTCTCGGCCGACGAGACCGGCTCGTTGATGAAGCGGTCGATGGGGCACAGCATGCTCCGCAAGGACGACCCGGAGCACGACGCCGAGCGGAGATCGTACGGCGGCGTGCTGCGCCCGAAGGCGATCAAGCAGCACTGGCAGGCGGTGTTCGAGCGCAACGCCACGACATACCTGGGCCGGCTGCGTGCCGCCGGGCCGGGCGCGGACCTCGTGGCCGAGTTCGCCGCGCCGTACGCGGCGGAGAACCTGCGGGCTGTCCTCGGGTTCCACGGCGCGACCCAGGAGGACATGCAGCGCTGGTCGCAGACCCTCATCGACGGCACCGGCAACTACGCCGACGACCCGGAGGTGTGGGCGGCAGCGGAGCGGTCGTCCCGCGAGGTCGACGAGGCGATCGACGAGATGCTGCCCCACCTGCGGGCGAACCCGGACGCCAGCCTGCTGTCCCAGCTGAGCGGCATGCCGATGCCACTGGAGGCGCTGCGCGCGAACCTCAAGATGACGATCGGCGGTGGGCTGAACGAGCCGAGGGACGCCGTCGCGACCACGGCGTGGGCGCTGCTCTCGCACCCGGAGCAGCTGGCGAGCGTGCTCGCGGGCGGCCGGTGGGCGGAGGCGTTCGAGGAGTCCATCCGCTGGGTCGCGCCGATCAGCATGTACCCCCGCCAGGCCACCCGCGACACCGAGCTCGCCGGCATGGCCGTACCTGCGGGCGCGCGCATGGGCGTGGTCGTCGGCGCCGCCAACCGCGACCCCGTGGTGTTCACCGACCCCGAGTCCTACGACATCGACCGGCCGAGGAAGCCGCACCTCGCGTTCGGCGGCGGCAGCCACTTCTGCGCCGGCGCCTGGATCGCAAGGGCGTCGGTGGTGGGAGGCGCGTTGCCGAGGCTCTTCGCCGAGCTCCCCGGCCTGCGCCTCGACCCGGCCCGGCCTGCGGTCGTGGGCGGCTGGGTGTTCCGCGGCGTGCTCGGCCTGCCCGTGCTGTGGGACTGA
- a CDS encoding 2Fe-2S iron-sulfur cluster-binding protein yields MPKVIYHHEDGATETVAADAGSNVMRAAVQNGVAGIVGECGGQAMCATCHVYVREAHLDSLPEIGEDEEEMLDCTAAPRDERRSRLGCQLTLGGDLEEVEVDVPATQI; encoded by the coding sequence ATGCCGAAGGTGATCTACCACCACGAGGACGGCGCGACCGAGACGGTCGCCGCCGACGCGGGCTCGAACGTGATGCGGGCCGCCGTGCAGAACGGAGTCGCCGGCATCGTCGGCGAGTGCGGCGGGCAGGCGATGTGCGCCACCTGCCACGTCTACGTGCGCGAGGCCCACCTCGACTCCCTTCCCGAGATCGGCGAGGACGAGGAGGAGATGCTCGACTGCACGGCCGCGCCACGGGACGAGCGGCGCAGCAGGCTCGGTTGCCAGCTGACGCTCGGCGGTGACCTCGAGGAGGTCGAGGTCGATGTGCCCGCGACCCAGATCTGA
- a CDS encoding NAD(P)/FAD-dependent oxidoreductase, with protein sequence MCPRPRSERVVVIGAGHAGVQVADSLRAAGHDGPLAVVGDEPAPPYQRPPLSKEHLASTGTAMPLRAERFFRENRIELRTGVTATAIDRASRIVHLDDGGTVPYDVLVLATGAANRTPAVPGADLPGVHALRTLADADEVAAALPRARSVLVVGAGFIGLEVAAAARARGLPVTVLEAADRPLGRAVSPVMAEHLADAHRRMGTTLRLGEAVAAFTGRGVVSSVGLEYATDLVVVGIGVVARTALAAAAGLPVSDGIVVDENLRTADPAIYAVGDCASHPSAHTGTRIRLESVQNATDQARHVATAILGDSGSGPYAELPWFWSHQGPLKLQIAGVRLPDDESVPCGDPATGRFSVCCFRDGRLVAVESLNRPADHIAARRLLSAGRSPHPGQVGDPAFSLKDFARRPVAA encoded by the coding sequence ATGTGCCCGCGACCCAGATCTGAGCGAGTCGTCGTCATCGGCGCCGGTCACGCCGGGGTTCAGGTGGCCGACTCGCTGCGGGCCGCCGGTCACGACGGGCCGCTGGCGGTCGTGGGGGACGAGCCCGCGCCGCCGTACCAGCGGCCGCCGCTGTCGAAGGAGCACCTCGCGTCCACCGGGACGGCCATGCCGTTGCGGGCCGAGCGCTTCTTCCGGGAGAACCGGATCGAGCTGCGCACCGGGGTCACCGCGACCGCGATCGACCGCGCCTCGCGGATCGTCCACCTCGACGACGGCGGCACGGTGCCGTACGACGTCCTGGTGCTCGCCACCGGGGCGGCCAACCGAACCCCCGCGGTCCCCGGGGCGGACCTGCCCGGGGTCCACGCCCTGCGCACCCTCGCCGACGCCGATGAGGTGGCTGCTGCGCTGCCTCGGGCGCGGTCGGTGCTCGTGGTCGGCGCCGGGTTCATCGGGCTCGAGGTCGCGGCGGCCGCCCGTGCGCGCGGCCTGCCGGTGACGGTCCTCGAGGCCGCGGACCGCCCGCTGGGCAGGGCCGTGTCGCCGGTGATGGCCGAGCACCTCGCCGACGCCCACCGGCGCATGGGCACGACGTTGCGTCTCGGCGAGGCCGTCGCGGCCTTCACCGGCCGCGGCGTCGTGAGCAGCGTGGGCCTCGAGTACGCCACGGATCTCGTGGTCGTCGGCATCGGCGTGGTGGCGCGCACCGCGCTCGCCGCGGCGGCCGGGCTGCCGGTGTCGGACGGGATCGTCGTGGACGAGAACCTGCGCACCGCCGACCCGGCGATCTACGCCGTGGGCGACTGCGCGAGCCACCCCAGCGCGCACACCGGCACCCGGATCCGGCTCGAGTCGGTGCAGAACGCGACCGATCAGGCTCGGCACGTCGCCACCGCGATCCTCGGCGACAGTGGCTCTGGTCCGTACGCCGAGCTGCCGTGGTTCTGGAGCCACCAGGGCCCGCTGAAGCTGCAGATCGCGGGCGTCCGCCTGCCCGACGACGAGAGCGTGCCGTGCGGCGATCCCGCCACCGGCCGGTTCTCCGTCTGCTGCTTCCGGGACGGCCGGCTCGTTGCCGTCGAGTCGCTCAACCGGCCCGCGGACCACATCGCGGCGCGCCGCCTGCTGAGCGCCGGGCGGTCGCCGCACCCCGGCCAGGTCGGTGATCCGGCGTTCAGCCTCAAGGACTTCGCCCGGCGGCCCGTCGCGGCATGA
- a CDS encoding cytochrome P450, with protein MTTPVAEWVEPVEMLADPYPTYRRLLDESPIAWVPALNRYLATSAAACRAIEEDQQTYTANVSGGSALMARALGARPMLRKDDPEHAAERRPINPTLRPKTLRGRWAPVFERNARTQLAVLRERGPDDADLNRDYAGPVAAQNLIDLLGLTGAGVDDMQRWSHAFIAGTGNLHDDPDIWRRCDEARREVDALLDELIPHYRAHPDDTITSALVHAGLPLGDVAANVKLTISGGMNEPQHVVTNAVWALSRHPGQRDRVLTDPSQWPAVFDETVRWLSPIGMYPRETTRPVVLHDVPLPARAPIGVVVAAANRDATAFERPDAFDIARPREPHLGFGSGTHLCAGHWAARISVGEIAVPLLYAELPGLRTDPRRAEEWHGWVFRGLTTLPVTW; from the coding sequence ATGACAACTCCGGTTGCAGAGTGGGTCGAGCCCGTCGAGATGCTGGCCGACCCCTATCCCACCTATCGCAGGCTGCTGGACGAGTCACCCATTGCATGGGTGCCGGCGCTGAACCGGTACCTGGCCACGTCCGCGGCGGCCTGCCGGGCGATCGAGGAGGACCAGCAGACCTACACCGCGAACGTGAGCGGTGGCAGCGCGCTGATGGCCAGGGCACTCGGCGCCCGGCCGATGTTGCGCAAGGACGACCCCGAGCACGCCGCCGAGCGGCGGCCGATCAACCCCACCCTCCGACCGAAGACGCTTCGCGGGCGGTGGGCGCCGGTGTTCGAGCGCAACGCGCGCACCCAGCTGGCGGTGCTGCGCGAGCGCGGCCCGGACGACGCCGACCTGAACCGCGACTACGCCGGTCCGGTCGCGGCGCAGAACCTGATCGACCTCCTCGGCCTGACGGGCGCCGGGGTCGACGACATGCAGCGGTGGTCGCACGCGTTCATCGCAGGCACCGGCAACCTGCACGACGACCCCGACATCTGGCGGCGCTGCGACGAGGCCCGCCGCGAGGTCGACGCGCTGCTGGACGAGCTGATCCCGCACTACCGCGCGCACCCCGACGACACGATCACCTCGGCGCTCGTCCACGCCGGGCTCCCGCTGGGCGACGTCGCCGCGAACGTCAAGCTGACGATCTCCGGCGGCATGAACGAGCCGCAGCACGTGGTGACGAACGCGGTGTGGGCGCTGTCGCGGCACCCCGGCCAGCGCGACCGGGTGCTCACCGACCCGTCCCAGTGGCCCGCCGTGTTCGACGAGACCGTCCGGTGGCTCTCGCCGATCGGCATGTACCCGCGGGAGACCACGAGGCCGGTCGTGCTGCACGACGTGCCGCTCCCCGCCAGGGCGCCGATCGGCGTGGTCGTGGCCGCGGCCAATCGCGACGCCACGGCGTTCGAGCGGCCCGACGCGTTCGACATCGCGCGCCCACGCGAGCCGCACCTGGGCTTCGGCAGCGGAACGCACCTGTGCGCCGGGCACTGGGCGGCCCGCATCTCCGTCGGCGAGATCGCCGTACCGCTGCTGTACGCCGAGCTCCCGGGCCTGCGCACCGACCCCCGCCGCGCCGAGGAGTGGCACGGCTGGGTCTTCCGCGGGCTCACCACGCTCCCCGTCACCTGGTAG
- a CDS encoding MFS transporter has translation MATVIGTTIEWYDFFIYGTAAGLVFSQLFFAPAGAEIGLLLSFATVGISFVFRPLGAFLAGHFGDRIGRRAMLVLTLVLMGGATSLIGLLPTYETAGMLAPVLLLVLRILQGISAGGEWGGAVPMAVEHAPRDRRGRAGAFPQLGVPLGMLLASGVTALMTGVIAPGPAFLEWGWRVPFLLSVVLIGVGYVVRRSVDESPVFAEMAERKQRTTVPVVELFCKHGLLVVLAALIFAGNNAAGYMTTGGFITSYATNPDGPVGLGRTPVLLAITGAAGLLLRDRPGIDLGVDNQAEQEAGATVLGARRELGRRRSREGTSVRPRGRVVTREDIRSRTRSDAT, from the coding sequence ATGGCCACCGTCATCGGCACCACCATCGAGTGGTACGACTTCTTCATCTACGGCACGGCCGCGGGCCTCGTGTTCTCCCAGCTGTTCTTCGCCCCGGCAGGCGCGGAGATCGGGCTGCTGCTCTCGTTCGCTACGGTCGGGATCAGCTTCGTCTTCCGCCCGCTCGGAGCGTTCCTCGCCGGGCATTTCGGCGACCGGATCGGGCGGCGCGCGATGCTCGTGCTCACCCTGGTGCTGATGGGCGGCGCGACGAGCCTCATCGGGCTGCTGCCCACCTACGAGACCGCGGGCATGCTCGCGCCCGTCCTGCTGCTCGTCCTGCGCATCCTGCAGGGCATCTCCGCAGGCGGGGAGTGGGGCGGCGCCGTGCCGATGGCCGTCGAGCACGCCCCGCGGGACCGCCGTGGCCGCGCCGGGGCGTTCCCACAGCTCGGCGTGCCGCTGGGCATGCTGCTCGCCTCCGGCGTCACGGCCCTCATGACCGGCGTGATCGCGCCGGGGCCCGCGTTCCTCGAATGGGGCTGGCGCGTCCCGTTCCTGCTGAGCGTGGTGCTGATCGGCGTCGGCTACGTCGTGCGCCGCTCGGTCGACGAGAGCCCCGTCTTCGCCGAGATGGCCGAGAGGAAGCAGCGGACGACGGTGCCGGTCGTGGAGCTGTTCTGCAAGCATGGGCTGCTGGTCGTGCTCGCGGCGCTCATCTTCGCCGGCAACAACGCCGCCGGTTACATGACCACCGGTGGGTTCATCACCAGCTACGCCACCAACCCCGACGGGCCGGTCGGCCTCGGCCGCACACCGGTGCTGCTGGCGATCACCGGCGCCGCCGGGCTGCTCCTGCGGGACCGCCCCGGCATCGACCTCGGGGTGGACAACCAGGCCGAACAGGAGGCCGGCGCGACCGTTCTCGGCGCCCGTCGCGAACTGGGACGGCGCCGGTCACGTGAGGGCACTTCCGTGCGTCCGCGGGGTCGCGTCGTGACCCGAGAAGATATACGATCCCGTACACGATCGGATGCGACGTGA
- a CDS encoding fumarylacetoacetate hydrolase family protein: MDAVTELLGRRPGKIIAVHLNYPSRAAQRGRTPGAASYFLKPSSSLAGSAAVERPRGTELLAFEGEIALVIGKQARHVQPEDGWSHVGWVTAANDIGLQDLRTADRGSNVRSKGGDGYTPLGPSLLPAAELDPERLRVRTWLDGELVQDDTSDTLLFGFAHLVADLSRMLTLEEGDVVLTGTPAGASVAQPGQVVEVEVSTVDGTRSTGRLRTEVVDGLPLAPWGSPPHVDDAVRADAWGTPPAQGPMLPDELRERLNRVAVATLSVQLRRRGFDDASIDGVRALVPGRRLVGTARTLRFVPFRPDLFASHGGGYNAQKRAVDSLREGDVLVMEARRDPTAGTLGDILALRAQVRGAAGIVTDGAARDAAAIAALDLPVYTSGQHPAVLGRRHVPWETDVTIACGGATVQVGDVIVADDDGAVVIPPGLVEDVLAAAEQQEREEAWIAGRVADGAGLEGLYPLAGEWRQRYEESR, encoded by the coding sequence ATGGACGCGGTGACCGAGTTACTCGGGAGGCGACCGGGCAAGATCATTGCGGTCCACCTCAACTACCCGTCGCGCGCGGCGCAGCGGGGGCGGACGCCCGGCGCGGCGTCGTACTTCCTGAAGCCGTCCTCGTCGCTGGCCGGCTCAGCGGCCGTGGAGCGGCCGCGGGGCACGGAGCTGCTCGCCTTCGAGGGGGAGATCGCCCTCGTGATCGGGAAGCAGGCCCGGCACGTGCAGCCGGAGGACGGCTGGTCGCACGTGGGCTGGGTGACGGCGGCCAACGACATCGGGTTGCAGGACCTGCGCACCGCCGACCGCGGTTCGAACGTGCGCTCCAAGGGCGGTGACGGCTACACCCCGCTCGGGCCGTCGCTGCTGCCCGCGGCCGAGCTGGACCCGGAGCGGCTGCGGGTGCGCACCTGGCTGGACGGGGAGCTGGTGCAGGACGACACCAGCGACACGCTGCTGTTCGGCTTCGCGCACCTGGTGGCCGACCTGTCCCGCATGCTCACGCTCGAGGAGGGCGATGTCGTCCTCACCGGCACCCCGGCGGGCGCATCCGTAGCGCAGCCGGGACAGGTCGTCGAGGTCGAGGTGAGCACCGTCGACGGGACGCGCAGCACCGGTCGGCTGCGCACCGAGGTCGTCGACGGCCTACCGCTCGCACCGTGGGGATCGCCCCCGCACGTCGACGACGCCGTACGGGCCGACGCGTGGGGCACACCGCCCGCGCAGGGGCCGATGCTGCCCGACGAGCTGCGCGAGCGGCTGAACCGCGTCGCCGTCGCCACGTTGTCGGTGCAGCTGCGCAGGCGGGGGTTCGACGACGCGAGCATCGACGGCGTCCGCGCACTCGTGCCGGGCAGGCGGCTGGTCGGCACCGCGCGCACACTGCGTTTCGTCCCGTTCCGGCCCGACCTGTTCGCCTCGCACGGCGGCGGCTACAACGCGCAGAAGCGCGCGGTGGACTCCCTCCGGGAGGGCGACGTGCTCGTCATGGAGGCCCGCCGCGACCCGACCGCGGGCACGCTCGGCGACATCCTCGCGCTGCGGGCCCAGGTCCGCGGCGCGGCCGGGATCGTCACCGACGGCGCCGCCCGCGACGCCGCCGCGATCGCCGCCCTCGACCTGCCGGTCTACACCTCGGGACAGCATCCCGCGGTGCTCGGTCGCCGGCACGTGCCGTGGGAGACGGACGTGACGATCGCCTGCGGCGGCGCCACCGTGCAGGTCGGTGACGTGATCGTCGCCGACGACGACGGCGCGGTCGTGATCCCGCCGGGCCTTGTCGAGGACGTGCTCGCGGCCGCGGAGCAGCAGGAGCGCGAGGAGGCGTGGATCGCGGGCCGGGTGGCGGACGGCGCCGGGCTGGAGGGCCTGTACCCGCTGGCGGGAGAGTGGCGGCAACGCTACGAGGAGTCCCGGTGA
- a CDS encoding GntR family transcriptional regulator yields the protein MTLPTASKVDLAHDLIRGRIRDGAYTPGYRLVLGTLAKELGVSTVPVREAVRRLEAEGLVEVVRNVGATVRGLDPVEYRWTVETLAVVEGAATGMAAAHLSATALAEARRLNAAMRDGLDDLDPLRHSRLNERFHRVLADPCPNPHLLDLVERGWTRVSALRSSVFSFVPERAAEAVREHDALLGLIARGAPAAEIEAATRAHREATLHAVLHHTKGSA from the coding sequence GTGACCCTCCCGACCGCCTCGAAGGTCGACCTCGCCCACGACCTCATCCGCGGCCGCATCCGCGACGGCGCCTACACCCCCGGCTATCGGCTGGTGCTGGGCACGCTGGCCAAGGAGCTGGGCGTCTCCACGGTGCCGGTGCGCGAGGCGGTGCGGCGGCTGGAGGCCGAGGGCCTCGTCGAGGTGGTGCGCAACGTCGGCGCGACCGTCCGCGGGCTGGACCCCGTCGAGTACCGGTGGACGGTGGAGACGCTCGCCGTCGTCGAGGGCGCCGCCACCGGCATGGCCGCCGCCCACCTGTCCGCCACCGCACTCGCCGAAGCGCGGCGGCTCAACGCCGCAATGCGCGATGGCCTCGACGACCTCGACCCCCTGCGCCACTCACGGCTCAACGAGCGCTTCCACCGGGTGCTCGCCGATCCGTGCCCCAACCCCCACCTGCTCGACCTCGTCGAGCGCGGGTGGACACGGGTGTCCGCCCTGCGCTCGTCGGTGTTCTCCTTCGTGCCGGAGCGCGCGGCCGAGGCCGTGCGCGAGCACGACGCCCTCCTCGGCCTCATCGCACGCGGCGCACCCGCGGCCGAGATCGAGGCCGCCACCCGGGCCCACCGCGAGGCCACCCTGCACGCCGTCCTGCACCACACGAAGGGATCAGCATGA
- the dapA gene encoding 4-hydroxy-tetrahydrodipicolinate synthase, which yields MRFRSDPAQIRGSIAPLVTPFTNTGDVDHDGLRRLVRWQLEAGTHGISLGGSTGEPSAQSIAERAEAIRTVAGEIGDRVPFLPGTGSAKLAETLELTAAARDAGADAVLVITPYYARPTQEALYVWYSTVAREFPDLPIVAYNVPSRTAVEITPETVGRLFRDHDNFVGVKETTKDFEHFSRVLHAAGPDLLVWSGIELLCLPILPLGGAGFVSALANIAPAAVAEMYDAAVAGDAQRAREIHFGVHPLVDLLFVETNPAPAKWLMKERGLIASDHVRPPLIPLTEAGQSTVRALAAAGERYLTPVGVPA from the coding sequence ATGAGATTCCGCTCCGACCCCGCGCAGATCCGCGGCTCGATCGCGCCACTGGTCACCCCGTTCACGAATACGGGCGACGTCGACCACGACGGCCTGCGCAGGCTCGTGCGCTGGCAGCTGGAGGCGGGCACCCACGGGATCTCGCTCGGCGGGTCGACCGGGGAGCCGTCGGCGCAGTCGATCGCCGAACGCGCCGAGGCCATCCGGACCGTCGCCGGGGAGATCGGCGACCGCGTGCCGTTCCTGCCCGGCACCGGTTCGGCCAAGCTCGCCGAGACCCTGGAACTCACCGCGGCCGCCCGGGACGCCGGAGCGGACGCGGTCCTCGTGATCACGCCGTACTACGCGCGCCCCACCCAGGAGGCGCTGTACGTGTGGTACTCGACGGTCGCTCGGGAGTTCCCCGACCTGCCGATCGTCGCCTACAACGTCCCCTCCCGCACCGCCGTCGAGATCACCCCGGAGACGGTCGGGCGGCTGTTCCGCGACCACGACAACTTCGTCGGGGTCAAGGAGACCACCAAGGACTTCGAGCACTTCTCCCGCGTGCTGCACGCCGCGGGCCCCGACCTGCTCGTCTGGTCGGGAATCGAGCTCCTGTGCCTGCCGATCCTGCCGCTGGGCGGCGCCGGCTTCGTCTCCGCGCTGGCCAACATCGCGCCTGCCGCCGTCGCCGAGATGTACGACGCGGCCGTGGCGGGCGACGCGCAACGGGCCCGGGAGATCCACTTCGGCGTGCACCCGCTCGTGGACCTGCTGTTCGTCGAGACCAACCCGGCGCCGGCGAAATGGCTGATGAAGGAGCGGGGCCTGATCGCGAGCGACCACGTCCGGCCGCCGCTGATCCCGCTCACCGAGGCCGGCCAGTCGACGGTGCGTGCACTCGCCGCCGCAGGCGAGCGGTACCTCACCCCGGTCGGGGTGCCCGCATGA
- the hpaE gene encoding 5-carboxymethyl-2-hydroxymuconate semialdehyde dehydrogenase, with the protein MIPTGLPTHLQHFIDGKPCDSIGGATFEVLDPVSNRTYATAAAGQAEDVDAAVAAAQRAFTDGPWPTMAPRARARVLNRIADLVEAQDARLAELETFDTGLPITQALGQAQRAAENFRFFADLIVGQTDDAYKVPGRQINYVNRKPVGVAGLITPWNTPFMLESWKLAPAIAAGCTVVLKPAEFTPLSASLWAEIFTDAGLPHGVFNLVNGIGEEAGAALVTHPGTRLISFTGETTTGQTIFREAASHLKGLSMELGGKSPVVIFADADLDAALDSSLFGVFSLNGERCTAGSRILVQRGVYDEFVRRYAARARAIVVGDPHDPKTEVGALVHPEHYERVLNYVEIGTTEGRLVAGGGRPEHLTEGNYLAPTVFADVPPTARIFQEEIFGPVVALTPFDDEAEAIALANDVKYGLAGYVWTRDLTRGHRVAQSIEAGMVWLNSHNVRDLRTPFGGVKASGLGHEGGHRSIDFYTEEQAVHVTLAEVHTPRFGITERP; encoded by the coding sequence ATGATCCCCACCGGGCTCCCCACCCATCTGCAGCACTTCATCGACGGCAAGCCGTGCGACTCCATCGGTGGCGCCACGTTCGAGGTGCTCGACCCGGTCTCCAACCGCACCTACGCCACGGCGGCCGCCGGCCAGGCCGAGGACGTCGACGCCGCCGTCGCCGCGGCCCAGCGGGCCTTCACCGACGGTCCGTGGCCCACGATGGCGCCCCGGGCACGGGCCCGCGTCCTGAACCGGATCGCCGACCTCGTCGAGGCACAGGACGCCCGGCTCGCCGAGCTGGAGACGTTCGACACCGGCCTGCCGATCACCCAGGCGCTCGGCCAGGCACAGCGGGCCGCGGAGAACTTCCGGTTCTTCGCCGACCTGATCGTCGGCCAGACCGACGACGCCTACAAGGTGCCCGGCCGCCAGATCAACTACGTCAACCGCAAGCCGGTGGGCGTCGCCGGGCTGATCACGCCGTGGAACACCCCGTTCATGCTGGAGTCATGGAAGCTCGCCCCCGCGATCGCGGCGGGCTGCACCGTGGTGCTCAAGCCCGCGGAGTTCACCCCGCTCTCGGCGAGCCTGTGGGCGGAGATCTTCACGGACGCCGGGCTGCCCCATGGCGTGTTCAACCTCGTCAACGGCATCGGCGAGGAGGCGGGCGCCGCCCTTGTCACGCACCCCGGCACGCGGCTGATCTCGTTCACCGGGGAGACCACCACCGGCCAGACGATCTTCCGGGAGGCGGCGTCGCACCTCAAGGGGCTGTCGATGGAGCTGGGCGGCAAGTCCCCTGTGGTGATCTTCGCCGACGCCGATCTGGACGCGGCGCTGGACTCGTCGCTCTTCGGTGTCTTCTCCCTCAACGGTGAGCGATGCACGGCGGGCTCGCGCATCCTCGTGCAGCGCGGCGTTTACGACGAGTTCGTGCGGCGCTACGCCGCGCGGGCGCGCGCCATCGTCGTCGGGGACCCGCACGACCCGAAGACCGAGGTCGGCGCGCTCGTGCACCCGGAGCACTACGAGCGCGTGCTGAACTACGTCGAGATCGGCACGACCGAGGGACGGCTCGTCGCGGGTGGCGGCCGGCCCGAGCACCTCACCGAGGGCAACTACCTCGCCCCCACCGTCTTCGCCGATGTACCGCCGACGGCACGGATCTTCCAGGAGGAGATCTTCGGGCCGGTCGTCGCGCTCACCCCGTTCGACGACGAGGCGGAGGCGATCGCACTCGCCAACGACGTGAAGTACGGGCTCGCAGGCTACGTCTGGACGCGGGACCTGACCCGCGGCCACCGCGTGGCCCAGTCGATCGAGGCCGGCATGGTCTGGCTGAACTCGCACAACGTGCGCGACCTGCGCACCCCGTTCGGCGGGGTGAAGGCATCCGGCCTCGGCCACGAGGGCGGCCACCGCTCCATCGACTTCTACACCGAGGAACAGGCCGTGCACGTCACGCTCGCCGAGGTGCACACGCCCCGGTTCGGCATCACGGAAAGGCCCTGA